The genomic segment ACCGGATTGAATTGATTAACCATTAAGTTTGGTTCCAATAACCTACCCCTACCATTCGTTGATTAACCATTCCTCAGGTATCCAAGGATCTCCCAACCAAACGATGAAGAATGCGGCTTTGGCTATTAAAGTGTGCTTGTTCCTAAAATACCTGCCCTTCAACACTCGGACCAATATGgaatttagatattgaattaaaCGCTGATACTGCTAAGCTAGCATCGCATTGTTATTTTCTACTTCTTATTTTTACATACAAATTCAATATATCAAGAACTTGCATTACAAACTATAAcgcatctctctttctctctggaGCCGTTACCTTTCACCATAGTTTATAGTTCAAAAAGCATGGTTGACTGTTTTATTCAGAAaacttgtataaatatatataatttacaaagaTTATTGTGCCAACGGTATTTCGTGGGACGTAAACGGTAATTCCAAACAATGGAAAACAGTCATTTAAATCACAACTTTTTAAGTCACAAGGCAATTATGATGTCCTATAGATAACACCGAAACTTTTTGATACagtaaacatattacatataatCTCTAACAAGAAATAATGaacattataattataaaaaaaaacaacaaacactaTATATTCTTAcatataatacaatatatatatatatggataattTTATACATTACTAATTTATAGTATTGATGGGATCATAGAATTACATAaggttttctaaaaaaaaaaaaatatattaattccACTTATACTCTAATTTAGGCATTTCTTTGCCATGTGTGAAATAGATTCCATCTTCTCTAGTATCCCAGAAGTTCTTTTTAGAATGAATTATGATACCACCACCTGCATATGCCTCAAACTCTGCATGAAACTTGTAATGAGGTCCTTGCCATAAGTAACAATCAAATGATGTTATCAGAAAACTTTCATAGAAACTAAAATCGTAGGTTTCTCCGGTACGCAAGAAATGGAAGCCTAGATCGTCGTCGGCTGATAAACAATGAATCTTCAAGATGTTGTTTCGACCAAGGGAACTCTTGAAGAATACGGTGCTTTTCTTCGGCCATTTAAATTTTGCGTCACTCAATCCTACACACAATCCAAGAAAGAGCAGAAAACACAAGAGACGATTCATTGTGTGACTTTTTGAATTGGCCTTCTTTATATACTTCTTTAGAATTTAGAAGTAATATGTATATAAGAAAGAGTGACAATGTTCTTTTTATACAAGTGTGTTACATGGTTATTCATTAAGTTTTGGTCCTTCGTATCCATTAGATCTTAGatcgatagagagagagagaggtaggtACGTAGGTAGGTAGATAGGTAGGTACAACTTACAAGCCAAGGAGTGTTGCAGAGACTATCTCAGGAGTACGGTTAAGCATGACGTGGATAATATCAGGCTTCTGTAAAAAGCTACTCATGTTTTTGTGTGGATCTTCTTCTCTGAAGCTGAGAAAATGTTATTTCTCTATAGCTTTTGACTTTATAAACGTCaaataaagaatataaacaCGTAAATGGTGGAAATGAAACACTTGAAACTGTTTTCTTACCACAATCaagtggatatatatatatatatatatatatataataattaaatttgttgtttataatTATCCTGTATGAATTTTAActaattctatatatttttcttttggaatttttttacattaattaatgttcaatattttttgtttagagaATCTAGGAAactcataaattaataaattcaatTTGCATAGTTTGTTAAGAATAAAATACATTCAAGTACGCAACAAGATCCAAATTAATTTTATCGATGATTAGTCAAAGTTTATAAATtgttaagaataaaatatattcaacaaCCTGTCAGAGTTTATGATTTGTTAAGAATAAAAGATATTCAACAACCAGTCAGAGTCTTTCAATAGAAACTTTACCGGATTTTTTAACAGAAGTAAGGAGGAATGGAGAGGAACGCAAAGAGTCCTCCATGCAGCTTCTGTTTTAGACTTGGTTTTGTGTTCTCCATGTATGATCACAGTTTGTGTTTGTCCACCGATTTACATTATTGTAAGATAATAATGACACTTTCATTTTAGTGTCCATTTTATTTTATCGTTCTATCTTGATTCCAAAGCAGAAccaaattgaaaccaaaatatatGTCTTAATGTTTTTGATACAGTAAACATATTAGATATAAATTCTAACAAgaattaatgaaaattatagtaaagaaaaaaaaaaataacacaagagacatatttcactatattttcttacatataataaataaatatcttattatataaagtttgatgtcaaaattactcatttaacaagatcgtga from the Camelina sativa cultivar DH55 chromosome 12, Cs, whole genome shotgun sequence genome contains:
- the LOC104732883 gene encoding uncharacterized protein LOC104732883, producing MNRLLCFLLFLGLCVGLSDAKFKWPKKSTVFFKSSLGRNNILKIHCLSADDDLGFHFLRTGETYDFSFYESFLITSFDCYLWQGPHYKFHAEFEAYAGGGIIIHSKKNFWDTREDGIYFTHGKEMPKLEYKWN